The Parvibaculaceae bacterium PLY_AMNH_Bact1 genome window below encodes:
- a CDS encoding hypothetical protein (Derived by automated computational analysis using gene prediction method: Protein Homology.): protein MAKNVADVNEGDGAPTAGPGDNVPEGVFLSHVQKIIDANREVDEQSSILKGKQDARKRLRQAAKAEGIMLGELDQALELIDQEEEGVASLSRVLKYAEMMRAPIGTQFKMFDEERPTLDVAFDKGFNSSMQGIGTEECPYGPGEEREAYLKGWHEHQKRIAEEMKQEEEAVH from the coding sequence ATGGCTAAGAATGTGGCTGACGTAAATGAAGGCGACGGCGCACCAACTGCGGGCCCCGGAGACAACGTGCCAGAGGGTGTTTTTCTCTCGCACGTCCAGAAGATCATCGATGCAAATAGGGAGGTTGATGAGCAGTCATCCATCCTGAAAGGCAAGCAGGACGCGCGCAAGCGGCTGCGACAGGCGGCCAAGGCAGAAGGGATCATGCTTGGCGAGCTTGACCAGGCTCTTGAGCTTATTGATCAGGAAGAAGAGGGCGTTGCGAGCCTCAGTCGCGTGCTCAAGTATGCTGAGATGATGCGTGCGCCCATCGGTACGCAGTTCAAGATGTTCGATGAAGAACGTCCGACTCTCGACGTTGCCTTCGACAAAGGCTTCAACTCCAGCATGCAAGGGATCGGCACGGAAGAGTGTCCCTACGGTCCCGGCGAAGAAAGAGAAGCCTACCTCAAAGGCTGGCATGAGCATCAGAAGCGGATTGCTGAAGAGATGAAGCAGGAAGAGGAAGCCGTTCACTGA
- a CDS encoding hypothetical protein (Derived by automated computational analysis using gene prediction method: GeneMarkS-2+.) codes for MSTAEATVNDCSTMFRALAGGRNWNDSVQRGIDRASRLVGVSRSQGKRLWYGDLSSVPAHVYLQVQQKYEALCEAEERKANIQRQILKSRIERGFDAVAESETSERDVLGGRSVLSRR; via the coding sequence ATGAGTACGGCTGAAGCAACAGTAAATGACTGCAGCACCATGTTTCGGGCCTTGGCGGGTGGTCGAAATTGGAATGACAGTGTTCAACGCGGCATCGACAGGGCATCACGCCTGGTTGGTGTTTCCAGATCCCAAGGCAAACGGCTCTGGTATGGCGACTTATCGAGCGTGCCGGCGCATGTCTATCTGCAGGTTCAACAGAAATACGAGGCGCTTTGTGAGGCCGAAGAGCGCAAAGCCAACATTCAACGACAGATCCTGAAATCAAGGATCGAAAGGGGATTTGATGCGGTGGCTGAGAGCGAAACTAGCGAACGCGATGTATTGGGTGGGCGGAGTGTTTTGTCACGTCGGTGA
- a CDS encoding hypothetical protein (Derived by automated computational analysis using gene prediction method: GeneMarkS-2+.), which produces MTDLVPSPQDDEMGMILPDGLSYEDWSRTALGMQTVWGKIPWVLGDVLAYGEEHFPDQWEQALKFTRRQNETLRKYMQVAKKFPHDRRRWDLSFTYYQKVAFLDPARQDELLDQAARGEINTTDLARLTRKSPVINNQRKTPDLPDERESDEDKPVMDGTAVGEAVSAERPEKRLPEQVEGQAQEVEPEGEEEPFDRVADMHKRWDKMTGAEQIAFFKWSLKRLQVVLSHEQKDLAQAVIDRVQSAEMSLANGPCEEVSERTSPVVGHEDGSAEAGVEGQPSSIPAASDRMVGAGVSGTESANASAGEVTRPSPPPAPGLDDFDEIEDMPEQLRRFPQQEPADA; this is translated from the coding sequence ATGACCGACCTCGTACCCTCTCCCCAAGACGATGAGATGGGCATGATCCTGCCCGATGGCCTGTCTTATGAAGATTGGTCTCGCACTGCTCTTGGGATGCAAACTGTCTGGGGCAAAATACCTTGGGTGCTTGGGGACGTGCTGGCCTATGGCGAGGAACATTTCCCTGACCAGTGGGAGCAAGCGCTCAAGTTCACGCGTCGACAGAACGAGACACTGCGCAAATACATGCAGGTTGCAAAGAAGTTCCCTCATGACAGGCGCCGGTGGGACTTGTCTTTCACCTACTACCAGAAGGTCGCGTTCCTTGATCCGGCGCGCCAAGACGAACTGCTTGACCAAGCCGCCCGCGGTGAAATCAACACCACTGACCTTGCGCGGCTCACCCGCAAGAGCCCGGTTATTAATAACCAGAGAAAGACACCGGACCTGCCAGATGAGAGAGAATCTGATGAAGACAAGCCTGTCATGGATGGCACGGCTGTTGGCGAGGCGGTTTCGGCTGAGAGGCCTGAGAAGCGGCTCCCTGAACAGGTAGAAGGGCAGGCGCAAGAGGTTGAGCCAGAGGGCGAAGAAGAGCCGTTTGACCGCGTTGCTGATATGCACAAGCGCTGGGACAAGATGACGGGTGCTGAACAGATCGCATTCTTCAAGTGGTCTTTGAAGCGGCTGCAAGTCGTGCTCTCCCATGAACAGAAAGATTTGGCTCAGGCGGTGATTGACCGAGTGCAATCCGCTGAGATGTCCTTGGCAAATGGGCCATGTGAGGAGGTATCCGAAAGGACCTCACCTGTGGTTGGCCATGAAGATGGTTCAGCTGAGGCTGGAGTAGAGGGGCAACCTTCGTCGATCCCAGCTGCCTCCGACCGGATGGTCGGCGCTGGCGTTAGCGGCACCGAAAGTGCAAACGCATCGGCGGGGGAGGTCACTCGGCCTTCTCCGCCACCTGCACCTGGTCTCGACGACTTCGACGAGATAGAGGATATGCCAGAACAATTGCGCCGGTTCCCTCAACAGGAGCCTGCCGATGCCTGA
- a CDS encoding hypothetical protein (Derived by automated computational analysis using gene prediction method: GeneMarkS-2+.): METLFGKALGDLASLLKESWFTGMGFVGLFLVAYVLLFGAAQDDFLVAAIAAAMMGIGFGEAETRSLRQELNRHDGVRFVATTKVRHLNNRSIALFAFGAVAACSAAGRAFFLML; this comes from the coding sequence ATGGAAACTCTGTTTGGCAAAGCGCTTGGCGATCTCGCCAGCCTTTTGAAAGAAAGTTGGTTCACCGGTATGGGATTCGTTGGGCTTTTCTTGGTTGCCTACGTGTTGCTGTTCGGCGCAGCACAAGACGACTTTCTTGTCGCGGCAATTGCTGCTGCGATGATGGGAATTGGTTTTGGAGAAGCAGAAACGCGCTCTCTGCGCCAGGAACTGAACAGACACGACGGGGTACGGTTCGTCGCCACCACAAAAGTGCGGCACCTCAACAATCGAAGCATCGCACTGTTTGCTTTCGGGGCAGTCGCCGCTTGCAGCGCTGCAGGTCGAGCTTTCTTTCTGATGCTCTAG
- a CDS encoding helix-turn-helix transcriptional regulator (Derived by automated computational analysis using gene prediction method: Protein Homology.), which produces MKLKSYLEENKIDHAEFADAVGSSVSGVRKWLSGERVPRRDAMNKIIATTGGAVTAADFFPEPAEG; this is translated from the coding sequence ATGAAGCTCAAATCGTACCTAGAAGAAAACAAGATCGATCACGCCGAATTCGCTGATGCGGTGGGCTCCTCGGTCTCCGGTGTCCGCAAATGGTTGTCTGGGGAGCGTGTCCCGCGCCGAGACGCGATGAACAAGATCATCGCCACAACCGGCGGAGCCGTAACCGCTGCTGATTTCTTTCCAGAACCGGCGGAGGGGTAG
- a CDS encoding helix-turn-helix transcriptional regulator (Derived by automated computational analysis using gene prediction method: Protein Homology.) → MGNNIEMWRKQKGLTRKALAEAVGCGETQIVKLERGERRLTETWMTKISDAMEITVAELIDPEANPVASDKPPSLQEKATFITLLLLDNWEKENGVELGPRARAASFAEIYEVAVGREDEPEAAAKALQPVFDTALRLAVKLG, encoded by the coding sequence ATGGGTAACAACATCGAAATGTGGCGGAAACAAAAGGGCCTCACGCGCAAAGCGCTGGCGGAGGCGGTCGGCTGTGGCGAAACGCAAATCGTGAAGCTGGAGCGCGGCGAACGGCGCCTTACAGAAACATGGATGACCAAGATTTCCGATGCAATGGAGATCACAGTCGCCGAACTGATTGACCCAGAAGCCAATCCAGTTGCTTCAGACAAGCCACCTTCGCTTCAAGAGAAAGCGACCTTTATCACTCTTCTGTTGCTTGATAACTGGGAGAAAGAAAACGGCGTCGAGCTTGGCCCACGTGCCCGTGCCGCATCATTCGCTGAGATTTACGAAGTCGCCGTTGGTAGAGAAGATGAACCCGAAGCGGCAGCGAAAGCCCTACAACCCGTCTTCGATACAGCGTTAAGGCTGGCCGTAAAACTCGGCTAA
- a CDS encoding hypothetical protein (Derived by automated computational analysis using gene prediction method: GeneMarkS-2+.), whose translation MIDEKTEGLLEAADYLIAEAERQEYFEFANAVRQAKSELVQTPAFKKAAAEPSKPKTSI comes from the coding sequence ATGATTGACGAAAAGACAGAAGGCCTTTTAGAGGCCGCCGACTATCTGATCGCTGAGGCTGAACGCCAGGAATACTTTGAGTTTGCTAATGCTGTCAGGCAGGCGAAGTCCGAACTGGTGCAGACGCCAGCTTTTAAGAAAGCTGCTGCGGAGCCGAGCAAGCCAAAAACATCCATTTAG
- a CDS encoding GNAT family N-acetyltransferase (Derived by automated computational analysis using gene prediction method: Protein Homology.) — MIDLLQWRTLPRHPDLWVKHHELRKAVFVDEKGWGVPSFDGLEYDEYDTPSAVYMLSHENGEVLGCQRLLRCSQPYFMKDHFPDSVTEMPLPDTDRHWEASRFTIRQDISREAQAKVMGEICAAGIEFGLAHGIESYIYFTPADLFAVVSSYLPVELRTIGPEIDLSGEKNVAVESMNTLEGLRGLRELFGLPDDVLEPQTVREAA, encoded by the coding sequence ATGATTGATTTGCTCCAATGGCGGACCCTTCCGCGCCACCCTGATCTCTGGGTGAAGCACCACGAGCTGCGCAAGGCGGTTTTTGTGGATGAGAAGGGGTGGGGCGTGCCGTCTTTCGATGGCCTGGAATATGACGAATATGACACGCCAAGCGCTGTCTACATGCTTTCCCATGAAAACGGCGAAGTGCTGGGGTGTCAGCGCCTTCTGCGGTGCAGCCAGCCCTATTTCATGAAGGACCATTTCCCCGACTCGGTGACAGAGATGCCTTTGCCAGATACTGATCGGCATTGGGAGGCGTCTCGCTTCACAATCCGCCAGGACATCTCAAGAGAAGCCCAGGCAAAGGTGATGGGGGAGATCTGTGCCGCCGGTATCGAGTTCGGTCTCGCTCATGGGATCGAGAGCTATATCTACTTCACCCCAGCGGATCTGTTCGCGGTTGTGAGCAGCTACCTTCCGGTCGAGCTCCGCACCATCGGGCCGGAGATTGACCTCTCTGGCGAGAAGAATGTCGCTGTTGAAAGCATGAACACGCTGGAGGGGCTCAGGGGCTTGCGCGAGTTGTTTGGTCTGCCTGACGATGTTCTTGAGCCTCAGACTGTGCGGGAGGCCGCATGA
- a CDS encoding LuxR family transcriptional regulator (Derived by automated computational analysis using gene prediction method: Protein Homology.), giving the protein MSTELLFRGLSLEIGNLKELFRQAEEAFAKRGYPHMIYAASGQTGLPFFETRHSTTPDSWRAHYEANDYYFDDPIVREFLGARKPFLWSDVPRKGRGKLIMDEASTAGLTCGLTIPIRGDEDGLAAVSLSGRDTNPTPNEIRDLEGLALTFNSLFHRLKPLAVQKDFDLRDREIECLQWVAVGKTSEMIAEILGIKKQTVDGYIRDAILKLGAKGRPAAVVKALINQIIVKNPTSTPYK; this is encoded by the coding sequence ATGTCGACCGAACTTTTATTCCGCGGCCTATCGCTCGAAATCGGCAATCTGAAAGAGTTGTTCCGCCAGGCTGAAGAAGCCTTCGCCAAACGGGGCTATCCACACATGATCTATGCGGCATCCGGGCAAACAGGTCTGCCGTTTTTTGAAACCCGTCATTCCACAACTCCCGACAGTTGGCGCGCTCATTATGAAGCGAACGATTATTACTTTGACGATCCGATCGTTCGTGAGTTTCTGGGCGCCAGAAAGCCGTTTCTCTGGAGCGATGTTCCGCGCAAGGGGCGGGGGAAACTCATTATGGATGAGGCGAGCACGGCAGGTTTGACCTGTGGCCTTACAATTCCGATCCGAGGCGATGAGGATGGTCTGGCCGCCGTCTCGCTCTCTGGCCGTGATACCAATCCCACACCGAACGAAATTCGTGACCTTGAAGGTTTGGCGCTGACCTTCAATTCGCTGTTTCATCGCCTAAAACCTTTGGCGGTGCAGAAGGACTTTGATCTCAGGGACCGCGAAATCGAGTGTTTGCAATGGGTTGCTGTTGGAAAAACCAGCGAGATGATTGCAGAAATTCTTGGGATCAAGAAACAGACTGTGGATGGCTACATCCGAGATGCAATACTAAAGTTGGGTGCCAAAGGGCGACCAGCTGCCGTTGTGAAGGCGCTCATCAACCAGATCATTGTGAAAAATCCGACATCCACCCCCTATAAGTAG
- a CDS encoding hypothetical protein (Derived by automated computational analysis using gene prediction method: GeneMarkS-2+.), with product MQTAIEDNLKAATLCGLRAQGSSVLAASATYRPSDLLDLKVPGVTPALAGELLSVEAIQARRRLIMKNIRFRRTNVLAASQTMPIQFVALLGALRSETLELQVARKLDEVDASMKAATERALSSLQAAAE from the coding sequence ATGCAAACCGCAATCGAAGACAACCTCAAAGCCGCCACCCTATGTGGTCTGCGGGCCCAAGGTTCAAGCGTCCTAGCCGCCTCTGCCACTTACCGCCCTTCTGATCTTCTGGACCTGAAAGTGCCCGGTGTGACGCCAGCGCTCGCGGGCGAGCTTCTGTCAGTCGAGGCCATTCAAGCGCGCCGCCGCCTGATCATGAAGAACATCCGGTTTCGCCGGACGAACGTTCTTGCAGCGTCTCAAACCATGCCAATCCAGTTTGTCGCCCTTCTCGGCGCTCTGCGGAGCGAGACGCTTGAGCTTCAGGTCGCGCGGAAGCTCGACGAAGTCGATGCCTCTATGAAAGCAGCAACAGAGCGCGCCCTTTCCTCCCTACAAGCAGCAGCGGAGTAG
- a CDS encoding transglutaminase-like cysteine peptidase (Derived by automated computational analysis using gene prediction method: Protein Homology.) translates to MNTPRTQDYGPMLRARQRAGLQWKLRRAASLTLCLAVMVVALLGCATPQAQIPPAIDRSDTFTPPLGGYEQLCRDNPSWWPCTAAPKATIKESDDFVIDLRDASKEAWFDIPHRPDVGEDWQQPVADTPGDCEEQTLHLIRLMVQQGYPQGAFTIARVINRDGEGHLIALVFTDQRIWAAEAARRGSSAPLDEFDYQTFDRFLNGTQWASWDTLYPTRTSRIAHLKDRTR, encoded by the coding sequence ATGAACACCCCCCGCACCCAAGACTATGGCCCCATGCTTCGCGCTCGCCAGCGAGCCGGATTGCAATGGAAGCTGCGGCGCGCAGCGTCACTGACTTTGTGTCTCGCAGTGATGGTTGTGGCGCTGCTCGGCTGCGCAACACCGCAGGCCCAAATTCCGCCCGCTATCGACCGATCGGACACCTTCACTCCGCCGCTCGGCGGGTATGAGCAACTCTGTCGGGACAATCCGTCATGGTGGCCCTGCACAGCGGCTCCAAAGGCAACGATCAAAGAGAGTGACGACTTCGTAATCGACCTGCGTGACGCCTCCAAGGAAGCGTGGTTTGACATTCCGCATCGGCCAGATGTGGGAGAGGACTGGCAGCAACCCGTCGCCGATACGCCCGGTGATTGCGAAGAGCAGACCCTCCACCTCATTCGACTAATGGTGCAACAGGGCTATCCGCAAGGTGCTTTCACGATTGCGCGCGTCATCAATCGCGACGGAGAGGGCCACCTCATTGCCCTGGTCTTTACCGACCAGCGCATTTGGGCCGCAGAGGCAGCCCGCAGGGGCAGCAGTGCTCCGCTGGATGAGTTCGACTACCAAACATTCGACCGCTTCTTAAACGGCACCCAGTGGGCCTCTTGGGACACGCTCTACCCAACCCGCACCAGTCGCATTGCGCACCTAAAGGACAGAACACGATGA
- a CDS encoding hypothetical protein (Derived by automated computational analysis using gene prediction method: GeneMarkS-2+.) has translation MNEKRMKRLEDIRLKVWLADQALQRGEAEVSRIRLSEASDIIEEARQAELTGDDE, from the coding sequence ATGAACGAGAAACGAATGAAACGTCTCGAAGACATTCGCCTCAAAGTCTGGCTGGCCGACCAGGCACTGCAGAGAGGCGAGGCTGAGGTAAGTCGCATCCGTTTGTCGGAAGCGAGCGACATCATCGAAGAAGCCCGCCAAGCTGAGCTTACCGGAGACGACGAATGA